The genomic region TCACTTGTCTGCTCAAGTCATCGCGATTGACGCAATGGGCGGGGACTTCGGTCCCCGCAGCATTGTTCAGGCCTGCATTGCCAGCCTGTCTGCAACGCCCTCGCTGCATCTGACCCTTGTCGGTCAACCCTCCCTTCTTGAAGAACTGATTGCCAGCCATCCGGCGGTGGATCGCGCGCGCCTGACGATTACGCCGGCCAGTGAAGCCATCAGCATGGATGAAAAGCCGGCGGCCGCCCTGCGCGGCAAACCCGATTCTTCAATGCGAGTGGCCCTGGAGCTGCTGCGTGATGGCAAGGCGCAAGCCTGTGTCAGTGCCGGCAATACGGGGGCGTTGATGGCTTTGTCGCGGCATGTGCTCAAAACCTTGCCCGGTATTGACCGGCCGGCGATGGTCGCGGCGATCCCGACGCAGAAAGGCTATTGCCAGCTACTGGACCTGGGCGCCAATGTCGATTGCAGTGCCGAGCACCTGTTGCAGTTTGCCGTGATGGGTTCGGTGGCCGCCGAAGCGCTGGGCGTTGCCCGTCCGCGTATAGCCTTGCTGAATATCGGGACCGAGGACATTAAGGGCAACCAGCAGGTCAAGCTTGCCGCAACCTTGTTGCAAAGTGCGCGGGGCTTGAACTATATCGGCTTTGTCGAAGGTGACGGCTTGTACCGTGGCGAGGCCGATGTGGTGGTGTGTGACGGTTTTGTCGGCAACATACTGCTCAAGTCCAGCGAAGGCCTGGCGACCATGATTGCCTCGCGTATCGAGGCATTGTTCAAGCGCAACCTGGCGTCGCGCATGGTGGGTGCCTTGGCGCTGCCGTTGATGCGCCGCCTGCAGGCTGATCTGGCGCCGGCTCGGCATAATGGCGCGAGCTTCCTGGGGTTGCAGGGCATTGTGGTGAAAAGCCATGGCTCGGCAGGTGTCGAGGGCTTCCAAAGCGCGATTGCGCGGGCCTTGATCGAGATCCAGGAAAACCTGCCGCAACGCTTGCACGGCCGTCTTGAGGATCTGTTGCCTTAGGCGAATTGGCCCGGGAGTGCTTAAATGTGACCGGCCAGTTCAATTGACCATCCAATCTGTCAGTTTCGTCTGCTCCCGGCATTCATTTTAAGATCGGGAGCGACTATTTCCGACGACCAGATCATTAGGGGCTTGTTACATGTCTACATCCCTCGCATTCGTCTTTCCAGGGCAGGGTTCGCAGTCCCTCGGCATGTTGGCCGAACTGGGCGCGCAATACCCGCTGATCCTGGATACCTTCAAGGAAGCTTCCGACGCCCTGGGTTACGACCTGTGGGCGCTGACCCAGCAGGGGCCGGAAGAGCAGCTTAATCAAACCGATAAAACCCAGCCGGCCATCCTGACCGCTTCGATCGCCCTGTGGCGCTTGTGGCTGGCAGAAGGCGGGGCGCGTCCGGCATTTGTTGCTGGGCACAGCCTGGGCGAATACAGCGCCCTGGTGGCGGCGGGCAGCCTGACCCTTGGTGAAGCGGTCAAGCTGGTCGAGCGTCGTGGCCAGTTGATGCAGGAAGCCGTTCCGGCCGGGCAGGGCGGCATGGCCGCGATCCTGGGCCTGGACGATGCGGTGGTAATCGAGGCCTGCGCCGAAGCGGCGCAAGGTGAAGTGGTCAGCGCGGTGAACTTCAACTCCCCTGGCCAGGTGGTGATCGCCGGCGCCAAGGCGGCTGTTGAGCGCGCCATCGAAGGCTGCAAGGCCCGTGGTGCCAAGCGTGCGCTGCCATTGCCGGTGAGCGTGCCGTCCCACTGTGAACTGATGCGTCCGGCTGCCGAGCGTTTTGCCGAGTCCATCGCTGCCATCAACTGGCAGGCGCCACAGATCCCGTTGGTGCAGAACGTCAGTGCCGCGGTTGCACCCGACCTCGAGACTCTCAAACGCGACCTGCTGGAGCAACTCTACAAGCCAGTGCGTTGGGTTGAATCGGTCCAGACCCTGGCCGCCAACGGCGCTACCGAACTGGTCGAGTGCGGCCCGGGCAAAGTCCTGGCAGGCCTGAACAAGCGTTGCGCCGACGGTGTGTCGACCGCCAACCTCAACACCCCTGAAGCCTTCGCTGCCGCCCGCGCGGCACTGGCCTGAATTGCGAAATTAGGAGAAGCCTGCATGAGTCTGCAAGGTAAAGTTGCACTGGTTACTGGCGCAAGCCGTGGCATTGGCCAGGCGATCGCCCTGGAACTGGGCCGTCAGGGCGCCGTTGTGATCGGCACCGCCACTTCCGCATCGGGCGCCGAGCGTATCGCCGCGACCTTGAAGGAAAATGGCGTGCAGGGCACCGGCCTTGAGCTGAATGTGACCAGCGATGAGTCCGTGGCTGCCGTATTGGCCCAGATCACCGCACAGTTCGGCGCGCCGGCAATTTTGGTTAACAACGCCGGCATCACCCGTGACAACCTGATGATGCGCATGAAAGACGACGAGTGGTACGACGTGGTCGATACCAACCTGAACAGTCTGTTTCGCCTGTCCAAGGGCGTTTTGCGCGGTATGACCAAGGCGCGTTGGGGCCGAATTATCAATATTGGCTCCGTAGTGGGTGCCATGGGCAACGCAGGCCAAGTAAACTATGCCTCCGCCAAGGCCGGCCTGGAAGGTTTCAGCCGTGCACTGGCACGTGAAGTCGGCTCGCGGTCGATTACGGTCAACTCGGTGGCCCCAGGGTTCATCGACACCGATATGACCCGCGAACTGCCGGAAGCACAGCGTGAAGCCTTGCTGACGCAGATTCCGCTGGGCCGTCTGGGCCAGGCCCAAGAGATCGCGAATGTGGTCACTTTCCTGGCATCCGACGGTGCGGCATACGTGACTGGGGCTACAATCCCGGTGAACGGCGGGATGTACATGAGTTAAATTGTGACGGATCGCTTCAAAAAAATGTCATACGAGCTGTCTAAAATCCGTTATAAAGCTGCAACTTAATTTATAGGCAGATGGTCGGCGGGGTACGGGGTGAAGCTTTCAGTTGAAAAGCTGAAATGGCTTTCTATACACTTACCCACTGGCCAGCTGCCTGAATTTGTCCATTAGGAGTTAAACAAGGTATGAGCACCATCGAAGAGCGCGTCAAGAAAATCGTCGCCGAGCAACTGGGCGTTAAGGAAGAAGAAGTGGTCAACACTGCTTCCTTCGTAGAAGACCTGGGTGCCGATTCCCTTGACACCGTTGAGCTGGTGATGGCTCTGGAAGAGGAATTCGAGACCGAAATCCCGGACGAAGAAGCTGAAAAAATCACTACTGTTCAAGCTGCCATCGACTACGTTACTAGCCACCAGGCGTAATAGTTTGTAGTCGTCGCTTGCTGTCAGGGAAAAACCGCACTGCTGTAACGGCGTGCGGTTTTTTCTTTAAGCGGTGATGAAAAGCAAGCTGCGAAGCGAAGTGTCGTCATTAGAAAAAGGAGAGTGCTGTGTCGCGTAGACGCGTCGTAGTCACCGGTATGGGTATGTTGTCGCCACTGGGCACGGATGTGCCAAGCAGTTGGCAGGGCATTCTGGCTGGCCGCAGTGGTATTGGTCTGATCGAACACACGGACCTTTCTGCCTATTCCACCCGTTTTGGCGGCTCGGTAAAGGGTTTCAATGTCGAGCAATACCTCTCGATCAAAGAGTCCCGCAAGCTCGACCTGTTCATTCAATACGGCCTGGCGGCCGGTTTTCAGGCAGTGCGTAATGCGGGCCTGGAAGTCACCGACGCCAACCGTGAGCGCATCGGCGTGGCCATGGGGTCGGGTATTGGCGGCTTGACCAATATCGAAGAAACCAGCCGCACGCTGCACGAATCCGGCCCTCGTCGAATTTCACCGTTCTTCGTACCGGGCTCGATCATCAATATGATTTCCGGCTTCCTGTCCATCCACCTGGGGGCACAGGGGCCTAACTACGCCATTTCGACGGCGTGCACCACGGGCACTCACTGCATCGGCATGGCGGCGCGCAACATCGCCTATGACGAAGCGGACGTGATGATCGCCGGTGGCGCCGAAATGGCCGCCTGCGGCCTGGGCATGGGCGGCTTCGGCGCCTCCCGTGCGCTGTCGACCCGCAATGACGAACCGACCCGTGCCAGCCGTCCGTGGGACAAGGGCCGCGACGGCTTCGTACTGGCCGACGGTGCCGGTGCCCTGGTACTCGAAGAGTTGGAGCACGCCAAGGCGCGTGGCGCCACCATCTACGCCGAGTTGATCGGCTTTGGCATGAGCGGCGACGCCTACCACATGACCTCGCCACCGTCCGACGGTGCCGGTGCTGCGCGCTGCATCACCAACGCCCTGCGCGATGCGAAGGTCAACCCCAACCAGGTGCAGTACATCAACGCCCATGGTACTTCGACGCCGACCGGTGACCTGGCGGAAGCCGAGGCCATCAAGTCGGTGTTCGGCGAGCACGCCTACAAGCTGGCGGTCAGTTCCACCAAGTCCATGACCGGCCACCTGTTGGGCGCGGCGGGCGCGGTGGAGGCGATCTTCAGCGTGATGGCAATCAAGGATCAGGTCGCTCCGCCGACCATCAACCTGGATGAACCGGACGAAGGCTGCGACCTGAACTTCGTGCCTCACGAAGCGCAACCGATGCCGATCGACGTGGCGATTTCCAACTCGTTCGGTTTTGGTGGCACCAACGGGTCCCTGGTGTTCCGCCGGTTCGCCGAGTGATGCACAGCTGGGTCGACGGTCAACCAGTGGACTCCGTGCCCCTGAAAGATCGCGGCCTGGCGTATGGCGATGGCTTGTTCGAGACCATCGCCGTCAAGGCCGGGCAGCCGCTGTTGCTCGACCGTCACCTGCAGCGCCTGAATGAGGGCTGCAGGCGTT from Pseudomonas synxantha harbors:
- the acpP gene encoding acyl carrier protein, which translates into the protein MSTIEERVKKIVAEQLGVKEEEVVNTASFVEDLGADSLDTVELVMALEEEFETEIPDEEAEKITTVQAAIDYVTSHQA
- the fabD gene encoding ACP S-malonyltransferase, which produces MSTSLAFVFPGQGSQSLGMLAELGAQYPLILDTFKEASDALGYDLWALTQQGPEEQLNQTDKTQPAILTASIALWRLWLAEGGARPAFVAGHSLGEYSALVAAGSLTLGEAVKLVERRGQLMQEAVPAGQGGMAAILGLDDAVVIEACAEAAQGEVVSAVNFNSPGQVVIAGAKAAVERAIEGCKARGAKRALPLPVSVPSHCELMRPAAERFAESIAAINWQAPQIPLVQNVSAAVAPDLETLKRDLLEQLYKPVRWVESVQTLAANGATELVECGPGKVLAGLNKRCADGVSTANLNTPEAFAAARAALA
- the fabG gene encoding 3-oxoacyl-ACP reductase FabG, which translates into the protein MSLQGKVALVTGASRGIGQAIALELGRQGAVVIGTATSASGAERIAATLKENGVQGTGLELNVTSDESVAAVLAQITAQFGAPAILVNNAGITRDNLMMRMKDDEWYDVVDTNLNSLFRLSKGVLRGMTKARWGRIINIGSVVGAMGNAGQVNYASAKAGLEGFSRALAREVGSRSITVNSVAPGFIDTDMTRELPEAQREALLTQIPLGRLGQAQEIANVVTFLASDGAAYVTGATIPVNGGMYMS
- the plsX gene encoding phosphate acyltransferase PlsX, which encodes MSAQVIAIDAMGGDFGPRSIVQACIASLSATPSLHLTLVGQPSLLEELIASHPAVDRARLTITPASEAISMDEKPAAALRGKPDSSMRVALELLRDGKAQACVSAGNTGALMALSRHVLKTLPGIDRPAMVAAIPTQKGYCQLLDLGANVDCSAEHLLQFAVMGSVAAEALGVARPRIALLNIGTEDIKGNQQVKLAATLLQSARGLNYIGFVEGDGLYRGEADVVVCDGFVGNILLKSSEGLATMIASRIEALFKRNLASRMVGALALPLMRRLQADLAPARHNGASFLGLQGIVVKSHGSAGVEGFQSAIARALIEIQENLPQRLHGRLEDLLP
- the fabF gene encoding beta-ketoacyl-ACP synthase II — protein: MSRRRVVVTGMGMLSPLGTDVPSSWQGILAGRSGIGLIEHTDLSAYSTRFGGSVKGFNVEQYLSIKESRKLDLFIQYGLAAGFQAVRNAGLEVTDANRERIGVAMGSGIGGLTNIEETSRTLHESGPRRISPFFVPGSIINMISGFLSIHLGAQGPNYAISTACTTGTHCIGMAARNIAYDEADVMIAGGAEMAACGLGMGGFGASRALSTRNDEPTRASRPWDKGRDGFVLADGAGALVLEELEHAKARGATIYAELIGFGMSGDAYHMTSPPSDGAGAARCITNALRDAKVNPNQVQYINAHGTSTPTGDLAEAEAIKSVFGEHAYKLAVSSTKSMTGHLLGAAGAVEAIFSVMAIKDQVAPPTINLDEPDEGCDLNFVPHEAQPMPIDVAISNSFGFGGTNGSLVFRRFAE